The nucleotide sequence atatacagctaAATTAATGCACAACTATGAGCATGTGTAGATAATTAATTCAGGTGttcataaaattgattttgagtATCCATAATACCATCACGGACATAGGTCCATGTTACCATGTAGggttgatattaaaaatattaatataaagtattgaattatatatatatatatacaactatgTAAAGAACGAGAATAGTCACAACATTTTAGGACATAATCTAAAATGAGACCGGCCGTTTTCGTTTTCATATACTGTTCCATTGACTGCTTAGAATATGATgcactgccctttcatcttcccataCGCCTTGTACGTGTCATAACTTATGGCAGCATATTGTGTGTAatgagcagacgacctgtgtattcataaacGGCCATCTTCTAATCTGataattaggaagagccaaTTAGCGGAGCTATTGAATGTCAGCGTATCAGAATATACAATGACAACTGACGTTCATTCAGagatgaaagttcgtaaaatgcgaAGGGATGGATGGTGAAAAATGTAACACTATAAagccttttaaaataattcataattgTACTGTACAGACGAGACTCAATATTTGATGAGAAGTTAATtatgagaaatgtaaatgaggaataaaaatatgaataaacactaccatatcgatccaacatcggaaatagatttattgatatttcttttacattttatatttagtgTACATATAGTaaacgacagcctttgaacatatgagcgattttcacaacacaacacataatTTGGTGTCTTTGTTAACAGATTACTTGAATTACAACgaaaaacatttcataacagactggagaattgaaaatcgggtcgttagAAACATCAGTTCCCTTGTGTTTAGGCTCGGTCCCCTGaaacctcgagcgatcgcagttttactgtatatgaTATATACTATAACTGGAAGTAACATCATATGTATATTTGGTTTTAGTGTTATCATGTTCCCAACATTCCGGAGGGATGCCAAGGGAAGCATTATTCTGACCGATACCAGATTAGCTCGGCTGGTAAAGGCAGAGAATCGGCAGTGGGCAAAACCTGAGCGATATGAAGCGGTTAGAATTGATGCTCGCCGTCAGTGCAGGGAGGCGGGTGGGGATGATGACCAGCCAAAACAATGGATGGGTTTTCTAAGAATGCAGTGGGGTTCATTCAGGTAAGATATGTCAATGTAGTTGAATCACGGGTAAATAAGTACCAGTTTATATCTGCAGATATTTCCTTTTCGTTAATAGATGGATTTATATCATTGTATCATGTAGTTAATGTAATAACGAAGACTGACTTAACCTTGTAGTTCAAGTTTACTCTTTACTTTGCTTTTGGATCACAAGACAAATTCCAGGAAGTAAAGGTTATGACTTCAATATTGATATCAAGGCCACAGTTGACTCTCAAATGTAACAATACATTTGAAGGATAGTGATCATCTCGCGTATCGTTTACTATTTTTATGGACTTAAATTTGTTCCCTTTAACTTTTAGCAAAACCTTTAAAAGCAAATAGCCCAAATAGTTCCATGAAGGCTAAAAGTTGTTCCTTTTCACAGACTTTGTCCAAATTATTGACATCTGCTTTGTGTTTCAAACATTTGTGcagatttttcacattttcaccTGTGGCTGTAGCACTAGATGTTCTTTCTTCACACTACTTTCCTCcatattattttgtcaatatttgttttgcagaGGAGAAACATACTGCTGGCTTCTAGAAAACACTCCAGGATACGTTGGATGGTTAGTCAACAAGCTGCAACAGGATAAGATATCCTCTTCTGACCATCTGTTCCTCTTCAAAATGACTTTGGTCAAGTATGCGAGCATGTTTCCAGAGGGGAAGGAGATTGTCTCCatgaaagaaaagaagaaaaaagcaGGTAAAGTTATTTTGATTTTCGATTGTCAATTAAAATGCCTTATCTGATTAAA is from Mya arenaria isolate MELC-2E11 chromosome 9, ASM2691426v1 and encodes:
- the LOC128246407 gene encoding uncharacterized protein LOC128246407: MFPTFRRDAKGSIILTDTRLARLVKAENRQWAKPERYEAVRIDARRQCREAGGDDDQPKQWMGFLRMQWGSFRGETYCWLLENTPGYVGWLVNKLQQDKISSSDHLFLFKMTLVKYASMFPEGKEIVSMKEKKKKAADSASMMQQTATEVGVELDELDNAADEELVACLERYEGSVEDIN